In one Aquabacterium sp. OR-4 genomic region, the following are encoded:
- the hsdR gene encoding type I restriction-modification system endonuclease, with the protein MPGSTESTSNFAFLHARDPLLAQLAVSAERYCHDDPNASLLKLRQFGEAVAQHVAALHGIAATPDRPQADMLADIRRKQVLDGDVLAMLHMLRTQGNEGVHRFEVDARAALGALRIARQLAIWFHRAFRNPPASFKPGPFTAPAAQVRYVTVAARQVAEAPEVDAAAAAARLAALQADLDAARQAVAAAGQDAERARADAAVQAQERALWQQLAQDEERERQRLQAGFDAELARIRAEAAAAQAKPSAPAHQAQLQATMQAAQQATRDIDLDEAETRALIDHQLRAAGWEADSQRLRFARGAQPEVGRNMAIAEWPTASGPADYVLFCGLQAMAVVEAKRFGLEIASVVGQAERYSLGFEFQRDARPAVPPGWAGGDAKAREQFAGWPAQAATVIGTTHFRVPFVFSANGRDYHRQFLPFSGVWHRDVRRPANHADALPGWHTPEGLLRELAKDVDAAERELQAEPFGYLGLRPYQERAVQAVEGAIAAGRRTALVAMATGTGKTRTVIGLIYRLLKTKRFQRVLFLVDRSALGEQAQNAFKDARLEQNRRFTEIYELKELADITPDAATKVHVATVQGMVRRLFAGDAGDMPVDRYDCIIIDEAHRGYILDREMGEGELLFRDETDYISAYRRVLDQFDAVKIALTATPAQHTTQIFGLPVTTYSYHEAVIDGWLIDHLPPIRLLTQLAAHGIHFDTGATVTVLNSQGSTAQQVLPDELDYEIDHFNRLVITPDFNRVVCDEISKHLDPMGDEKTLVFCANDTHADLVVNLLTAALEREHGPVHDKTVLKITGRADKPDELIRLFKNEALPKVAVTVDLLTTGIDVPAITNLVFLRRVRSRILYEQMLGRATRLCPAIGKEHFRIFDAVDLYAALDAVNTMRPVVQNPNVPLPQLLAELQDERAGQLVVGQDARTGQAITHADELRDQLLVRVRNLLRRAQKLAGQRTELRDGLQQLQLLTGLAPAPLVEHLRGLDVAGLRAFMAQHGQALAALRTEATPTAGVDRVLAPHADQLLGVEHGWGPYQRPEDYLGAFHAFIRENVNRLAALEIVLTRPRDLTAEHLRSLRVEMARHQFTEPALRTAFAQARQEDVAATVIGYIRQLALGSPLLPFATRVDRAVARLLARGSYTPPQRRWLERIATTLKDQVVVDESTFAQGAYVTHGGFKAVDKVFGGHGKDVIGALEDEVWSDAA; encoded by the coding sequence TGCGCACCCAGGGCAACGAGGGCGTGCACCGCTTCGAGGTGGATGCCCGGGCCGCGCTGGGTGCCCTGCGCATCGCCCGGCAACTGGCCATCTGGTTCCATCGCGCCTTCCGCAACCCGCCGGCCAGCTTCAAGCCCGGCCCCTTCACGGCCCCGGCAGCCCAGGTGCGCTACGTCACCGTGGCCGCCCGTCAGGTGGCCGAAGCGCCCGAGGTGGATGCGGCCGCCGCCGCGGCCCGACTGGCCGCCCTGCAGGCCGATCTGGACGCCGCCCGGCAAGCTGTGGCTGCTGCCGGCCAGGACGCCGAGCGCGCCCGGGCCGATGCCGCCGTGCAGGCTCAGGAGCGCGCCCTGTGGCAGCAACTGGCCCAGGACGAGGAACGCGAGCGCCAACGCCTGCAGGCCGGCTTCGACGCCGAGCTGGCCCGCATCCGCGCCGAGGCCGCCGCGGCCCAGGCCAAGCCCTCTGCGCCCGCCCACCAGGCCCAGCTTCAGGCCACGATGCAGGCCGCCCAGCAGGCCACGCGGGACATTGACCTGGACGAAGCCGAGACCCGCGCCCTGATCGACCACCAGCTGCGCGCCGCCGGCTGGGAGGCTGACTCGCAGCGCCTGCGCTTCGCCAGGGGCGCGCAGCCCGAGGTCGGGCGCAACATGGCCATCGCCGAGTGGCCCACCGCCTCCGGGCCGGCCGACTACGTGCTGTTCTGCGGCCTGCAGGCCATGGCCGTGGTGGAGGCCAAGCGCTTCGGGCTGGAGATCGCCAGCGTGGTGGGCCAGGCCGAGCGCTACAGCCTGGGCTTCGAGTTCCAGCGCGATGCCCGGCCGGCCGTGCCGCCCGGCTGGGCCGGTGGCGATGCCAAGGCCCGCGAGCAGTTTGCCGGCTGGCCGGCGCAGGCCGCCACGGTGATCGGCACCACGCACTTCCGCGTGCCCTTCGTGTTCAGCGCCAACGGGCGCGACTACCACCGCCAGTTTCTGCCTTTCAGCGGCGTGTGGCACCGCGATGTGCGCCGCCCGGCCAATCACGCCGACGCACTGCCCGGATGGCACACGCCCGAGGGCCTGCTGCGTGAGCTGGCCAAGGATGTGGACGCCGCCGAGCGTGAACTGCAGGCCGAACCCTTCGGCTACCTGGGCCTGCGGCCGTACCAGGAGCGTGCCGTGCAGGCCGTGGAAGGCGCCATCGCCGCCGGGCGCCGCACAGCCCTGGTGGCCATGGCCACCGGCACCGGCAAGACCCGCACCGTCATCGGCCTGATCTACCGCCTGCTCAAGACCAAGCGCTTCCAGCGCGTGCTGTTCCTGGTGGATCGCTCGGCTCTGGGTGAGCAAGCCCAGAACGCCTTCAAGGACGCCCGGCTGGAGCAGAACCGCCGTTTCACCGAGATCTACGAGCTCAAGGAGCTGGCCGACATCACGCCCGACGCCGCCACCAAGGTGCATGTGGCCACGGTGCAGGGCATGGTGCGGCGGCTGTTTGCCGGTGATGCCGGTGACATGCCGGTCGACCGCTACGACTGCATCATCATCGACGAGGCCCACCGCGGCTACATCCTCGACCGCGAGATGGGCGAAGGCGAGCTGCTGTTCCGCGACGAAACCGACTACATCTCGGCCTACCGCCGCGTACTCGACCAGTTCGACGCCGTGAAGATCGCGCTCACCGCCACGCCGGCGCAGCACACCACGCAGATCTTCGGCCTGCCGGTCACCACCTACAGCTACCACGAGGCCGTGATCGACGGCTGGCTGATCGACCACCTGCCGCCCATCCGGCTGCTCACCCAGCTGGCCGCCCACGGCATCCACTTCGACACCGGCGCCACCGTCACCGTGCTCAACAGCCAGGGCAGCACGGCGCAGCAGGTGCTGCCCGACGAGCTGGACTACGAGATCGACCACTTCAACCGCCTGGTCATCACGCCCGACTTCAACCGCGTGGTGTGCGACGAGATCTCGAAGCACCTCGACCCCATGGGCGACGAGAAGACCCTGGTCTTCTGCGCCAACGACACTCACGCTGATCTGGTGGTGAACCTGTTGACGGCGGCGCTCGAACGCGAGCACGGCCCGGTGCATGACAAGACGGTACTCAAGATCACCGGCCGCGCCGACAAGCCCGACGAACTGATCCGCCTGTTCAAGAACGAAGCCTTGCCCAAGGTGGCAGTGACGGTGGACCTGCTCACCACCGGCATCGACGTGCCGGCCATCACCAACCTGGTGTTCCTGCGCCGGGTGCGCAGCCGCATCCTGTACGAGCAGATGCTGGGCCGCGCCACGCGCCTGTGCCCGGCCATCGGCAAGGAACACTTCCGCATCTTCGACGCGGTGGATCTGTACGCCGCCCTCGATGCCGTGAACACCATGCGCCCGGTGGTGCAGAACCCCAATGTGCCGCTGCCCCAGCTGCTGGCCGAGTTGCAGGACGAGCGTGCCGGCCAGCTGGTGGTGGGCCAGGATGCCCGCACCGGCCAGGCCATCACCCATGCCGACGAACTGCGCGATCAGCTGCTGGTGCGCGTGCGCAACCTGCTGCGCCGGGCGCAGAAGCTGGCCGGCCAGCGCACCGAGCTGCGCGACGGCCTGCAACAGCTGCAGCTGCTGACCGGCCTGGCCCCGGCGCCATTGGTGGAGCACCTGCGCGGCCTGGATGTGGCCGGCCTGCGCGCCTTCATGGCCCAGCACGGCCAGGCCCTGGCCGCGCTGCGCACCGAGGCCACGCCCACCGCGGGCGTGGACCGCGTGCTGGCGCCGCACGCTGACCAGCTGCTGGGCGTGGAACACGGCTGGGGCCCCTACCAGCGCCCCGAGGACTACCTGGGCGCCTTCCACGCCTTCATCCGCGAGAACGTCAACCGCCTGGCCGCACTCGAGATCGTGCTCACCCGCCCGCGCGACCTCACCGCCGAGCACCTGCGCAGCCTGCGTGTGGAAATGGCCCGCCACCAGTTCACCGAGCCGGCCTTGCGCACCGCCTTCGCCCAGGCCCGGCAGGAGGACGTGGCGGCCACCGTCATCGGCTACATCCGGCAGCTGGCGTTGGGCTCACCGCTGCTGCCCTTCGCCACCCGGGTGGATCGGGCCGTGGCCCGCCTGCTGGCCCGCGGCAGCTACACCCCGCCGCAGCGCCGCTGGCTGGAGCGCATCGCCACCACGCTGAAAGACCAGGTGGTGGTGGACGAGAGCACCTTCGCCCAGGGCGCCTACGTCACCCACGGCGGCTTCAAGGCCGTGGACAAGGTGTTCGGCGGCCACGGCAAGGACGTGATCGGTGCGCTGGAAGACGAGGTGTGGAGCGACGCCGCCTGA